A window of the Isosphaera pallida ATCC 43644 genome harbors these coding sequences:
- the lpdA gene encoding dihydrolipoyl dehydrogenase: MSNSSSGSADSHYDIVIIGGGPGGYAGAIRGAKLGKKVLCVEKEHLGGVCLNWGCIPTKALLSNAHLVEMVGAHGDRFGVQNQPGWDFHQMIKRSRSVADRLNQGIAGLFKKYKVNHIMGTAKVVGPRTVAIQTKEGETRKVTAGAIVIATGARPRGLPGVEFDGKTIISSKEAMVLPEVPKRMVIIGAGAIGMEFGYFYNTIGSKVTVVEMLDRILPNEDEEVSKELTNILRKKGLEILTSSKTTQIEKTAQGAVVTVETPQGIRTLEGDVVLVAIGVVGNVENLFGPDVKVAIEKNHIKVNKKYETSIPGIYAVGDVIGPPWLAHVAHHEADVCIERICGHSDRYVDYENIPGCTYTEPGVASIGLTEAQAKKRGRPIKVGKFPFMAIGRALASDEPEGFVKLIFDAEHGELLGAHILGTQATEMISELVMARRLEATAEDLFHAMHPHPTYSEAVMEAAGLAFGQSVHY, from the coding sequence ATGTCCAATTCCTCAAGTGGCTCGGCCGATTCGCATTACGACATTGTCATCATCGGCGGCGGTCCCGGCGGCTACGCAGGTGCCATTCGCGGAGCCAAGCTCGGTAAAAAGGTGTTGTGCGTCGAGAAAGAGCATTTGGGCGGCGTTTGCCTCAACTGGGGCTGCATTCCCACCAAGGCGCTCCTGAGCAATGCCCACCTTGTCGAGATGGTCGGCGCGCATGGCGACCGTTTCGGCGTTCAGAACCAGCCAGGGTGGGACTTTCACCAGATGATCAAGCGAAGCCGCTCGGTGGCCGACCGGCTCAACCAGGGGATCGCGGGACTCTTCAAGAAGTACAAAGTCAATCACATCATGGGAACGGCCAAGGTGGTCGGTCCTCGCACCGTCGCGATTCAAACCAAAGAGGGAGAAACCCGCAAAGTCACGGCCGGGGCGATCGTTATCGCCACTGGGGCCCGTCCCCGCGGTTTGCCGGGGGTCGAATTCGACGGCAAAACAATCATCTCCTCCAAGGAGGCGATGGTGCTGCCCGAGGTGCCTAAGCGTATGGTCATCATCGGGGCGGGAGCCATCGGCATGGAGTTTGGCTACTTCTACAACACCATCGGCTCCAAGGTCACCGTGGTTGAAATGCTCGACCGCATCCTGCCCAACGAGGATGAAGAGGTCTCCAAAGAACTCACCAACATCCTGCGTAAGAAGGGTCTGGAAATTCTCACCTCCTCGAAAACCACCCAGATCGAGAAGACCGCCCAAGGCGCGGTGGTCACAGTCGAGACGCCACAGGGAATCCGCACGTTGGAGGGCGACGTGGTTCTCGTCGCCATCGGCGTGGTGGGCAACGTGGAAAACCTGTTTGGTCCCGACGTCAAGGTGGCAATTGAGAAGAATCACATCAAAGTCAACAAGAAGTACGAAACGAGTATCCCAGGAATCTACGCGGTGGGGGACGTGATCGGCCCGCCGTGGCTGGCGCACGTGGCGCACCATGAGGCCGATGTCTGCATCGAACGGATTTGCGGCCACTCCGACCGTTACGTCGATTATGAGAATATCCCCGGCTGCACCTACACTGAGCCGGGAGTCGCCTCGATCGGTCTGACCGAAGCTCAGGCCAAGAAACGGGGCCGTCCCATCAAGGTGGGCAAGTTCCCCTTCATGGCGATCGGCCGCGCCTTGGCGTCCGACGAACCCGAGGGATTCGTCAAACTGATCTTCGACGCCGAACACGGCGAACTCCTCGGTGCCCACATCTTGGGAACCCAGGCCACCGAGATGATCTCCGAGCTGGTCATGGCTCGTCGCCTGGAAGCCACCGCCGAAGACCTGTTCCACGCCATGCACCCCCACCCCACTTATTCCGAGGCGGTCATGGAGGCGGCCGGTCTGGCGTTCGGCCAGTCCGTGCATTATTGA
- a CDS encoding LamG-like jellyroll fold domain-containing protein has product MAWAIGGFMPDARGHDGPNPVAHWVAGPQAIQEGRWKARLGPDAVIQGAPQLVCDPLGVSLKLDGRLDGLVVADSIDQAAQAGLLPTRSLTLAAWVAIHTPLKDGGIVSALQDNGGLEKGFVLGYDDQVFTFGLSTTGANRNDPDGDGVMTYLKGKTRYELGRLYHVVATFDGAEARLYVNGQLDAATTDQHGDILHIDHGWFVLGGYKDDNEDFRMHGRLREVALYDRCAPEQWVRRQFEHNADLAKLDAIDLVEEEAELRWVVAPYLQFVTPTGIVVMWETSRASSTLVRYGETANFDREAKLDGNRLLHEVKLEGLKPETGYFYQVVTTDAEGQTLKSEVLSFQTAVRETTAYAFAVISDTQANPEVVKTIAQAAWGQRPNFLLIPGDLVTTGTIKSHWTDHFFPNMRPLIERVAFFPVLGNHECDAKFYYDYMSLPKPEYYYEFTYGNSHFFVIDSNKNVLPGSEQYRWLESALAGSKATWKFVAFHHPVYSSDEDDYGNMWKGKSLHGDLRVRALTSLFDKYGVDLVWNGHIHSYERTWPIFQGKTVERGGTTYMIVGGGGGNLENPGPIKTWFQNNVRRGHHYVMVAINGRSLELRAFDLENRLFDTFTLVKPDVPPTPGLADEAARDQNQGGR; this is encoded by the coding sequence ATGGCGTGGGCAATCGGCGGGTTCATGCCCGACGCGCGAGGTCACGATGGACCCAACCCGGTGGCCCACTGGGTCGCTGGTCCCCAAGCGATTCAAGAGGGGCGCTGGAAGGCCCGTCTGGGTCCCGACGCTGTGATCCAAGGCGCTCCCCAACTGGTCTGCGACCCGCTGGGCGTCTCGCTCAAGCTGGATGGCCGTCTCGATGGTCTGGTGGTGGCCGACTCGATCGACCAAGCCGCCCAGGCCGGGCTCCTGCCCACAAGGTCTCTGACCCTGGCCGCCTGGGTCGCAATTCACACCCCTCTGAAAGACGGCGGCATCGTCTCGGCCTTGCAGGACAACGGCGGCCTCGAGAAAGGTTTTGTCTTGGGCTACGATGACCAGGTCTTTACCTTCGGTCTTTCGACAACTGGCGCGAACCGGAACGACCCCGACGGCGACGGCGTCATGACCTATCTCAAGGGCAAGACCCGCTACGAGCTGGGGCGTTTGTATCACGTGGTGGCCACGTTCGACGGCGCAGAGGCCCGGTTATATGTCAACGGTCAACTCGACGCCGCGACGACCGACCAGCACGGCGACATTCTGCACATCGACCACGGCTGGTTCGTGCTGGGAGGTTACAAAGACGACAACGAGGATTTTCGGATGCACGGACGTCTCCGTGAGGTCGCGCTCTACGACCGGTGCGCCCCCGAGCAGTGGGTCCGGCGTCAATTCGAACACAACGCCGACCTCGCCAAGCTCGACGCGATTGACCTCGTGGAGGAAGAAGCCGAGTTGCGTTGGGTGGTCGCACCCTATCTGCAATTCGTCACCCCAACCGGGATCGTCGTGATGTGGGAGACCTCGCGGGCTTCCTCCACCCTGGTCCGCTACGGCGAGACCGCCAACTTCGACCGGGAGGCCAAGCTCGACGGCAACCGACTGCTGCATGAGGTCAAGCTGGAGGGACTCAAGCCGGAGACCGGCTACTTCTATCAGGTGGTGACCACCGACGCCGAGGGCCAAACCCTCAAAAGCGAGGTGCTGTCGTTCCAAACGGCGGTGCGCGAGACGACTGCCTACGCCTTCGCGGTCATCTCCGACACCCAGGCCAACCCCGAGGTCGTCAAAACGATTGCCCAAGCTGCCTGGGGCCAACGGCCCAACTTCCTGCTGATCCCCGGCGACTTGGTGACCACCGGCACCATCAAGTCGCACTGGACCGACCATTTCTTTCCGAACATGCGTCCACTGATCGAGCGGGTCGCCTTCTTCCCGGTGCTAGGCAACCACGAATGCGACGCCAAGTTCTATTACGACTACATGTCGCTGCCCAAACCCGAATACTATTATGAATTCACCTACGGTAATTCGCACTTCTTCGTGATCGACTCCAACAAGAATGTCCTGCCTGGTTCGGAGCAATACCGCTGGTTGGAGTCAGCGTTGGCCGGTTCCAAGGCGACGTGGAAATTCGTGGCGTTTCACCACCCGGTCTATTCCTCGGACGAGGACGACTACGGCAACATGTGGAAGGGTAAATCGTTGCACGGCGACCTGCGGGTTCGGGCGTTGACTTCCTTGTTCGACAAGTATGGGGTGGATCTCGTGTGGAACGGTCACATCCACTCCTATGAGCGAACCTGGCCAATTTTTCAGGGCAAGACGGTCGAACGCGGCGGGACGACTTACATGATCGTCGGCGGCGGTGGTGGCAACCTTGAAAATCCCGGCCCGATCAAGACCTGGTTCCAGAACAACGTGCGACGCGGTCACCACTACGTCATGGTGGCGATCAACGGTCGGTCTTTAGAATTGCGGGCCTTCGACCTGGAAAACCGGCTTTTCGACACCTTCACGCTGGTCAAGCCCGACGTTCCCCCCACCCCTGGATTGGCCGACGAGGCAGCTCGGGACCAAAACCAAGGCGGTCGCTGA
- the trpA gene encoding tryptophan synthase subunit alpha: MSVSFSSAPTATTAHGRIAALFDRLRNRRPALMPFVTAGDPNLETTAALLRVLGDRGADLIELGIPYSDPIADGPVIAASYTRALKSGTRLDRILNMVRVLRSEGVATPMVAMSSYSIIYRREPERFLADAHAAGLDGLIAPDLPVEEAESLLNKARAVGLDLIQLVTPTTPHERAARIVASCSGFVYYVSVAGTTGERHELPPDLLENVARLRSLTTLPICVGFGIGRPDQIAAIGTSADGLIVGSALVRRLAEAHDRAAGMAPLVEEIGDFVATLAQALPRNPQS; this comes from the coding sequence ATGAGCGTCTCCTTCTCCTCCGCACCGACCGCCACGACCGCCCACGGGCGGATCGCCGCCCTATTCGATCGCCTTCGAAATCGACGGCCGGCACTGATGCCGTTTGTGACCGCGGGCGACCCCAACCTCGAGACCACCGCCGCGTTGCTGCGTGTCCTCGGAGATCGCGGGGCCGACTTGATCGAGTTGGGGATTCCCTATTCCGACCCGATCGCCGACGGACCGGTCATTGCCGCCAGTTACACCCGGGCGCTCAAGTCGGGCACCCGCCTCGACAGGATCCTCAACATGGTCCGCGTTCTGCGTAGCGAAGGGGTGGCAACCCCAATGGTGGCGATGAGTTCCTATTCGATTATCTACCGACGCGAACCCGAACGGTTCCTGGCCGACGCCCACGCTGCTGGTTTGGATGGCCTCATCGCCCCAGATTTACCAGTCGAAGAGGCGGAGAGCCTGTTGAACAAAGCCCGCGCCGTCGGTCTGGACCTGATCCAATTGGTAACCCCCACGACCCCGCACGAACGGGCCGCGCGAATCGTCGCTTCCTGCTCTGGCTTCGTTTACTACGTCTCGGTAGCCGGCACCACCGGCGAACGCCACGAATTGCCGCCCGACCTGCTCGAGAATGTCGCCCGGTTGCGGAGTCTCACCACACTGCCAATCTGCGTGGGGTTCGGCATCGGCCGGCCCGACCAGATCGCCGCCATCGGCACCTCCGCCGATGGTCTGATCGTCGGCAGTGCCTTGGTGCGTCGTCTGGCTGAAGCCCACGACCGCGCCGCTGGTATGGCTCCTTTGGTCGAAGAGATCGGTGACTTCGTCGCCACGCTGGCTCAAGCGCTGCCCCGCAACCCGCAGAGTTGA
- the trpB gene encoding tryptophan synthase subunit beta — translation MSGPNSPSLTISPETLRQVPDLQGRFGRFGGRYVPETLMRALTELNDEYERVRLDPAFRAELQGYWRDYVGRPSPLFTARRLSDHLGGAELVFKREDLNHTGAHKINNALGQALLARRLGKKRIIAETGAGQHGVATATACALFGLECVVYMGEEDIRRQKLNVFNMKTMGAEVRPVTSGSRTLRDATNEAMRDWMATSDWTHYIIGSVVGPHPFPRIVRDFQSIIGQEARSQCLESFGRLPDVVVACVGGGSNAAGMFYPFVADIEVELVGAEAGGITLECGRHAASLTQGQPGVLHGSFSYVLQDEDGQTQEVHSISAGLDYPGVGPEHSFWKETGRVRYESVSDAQALAAYDLTARFAGILPALETSHALAQAFLEAKRLGPGQRVLVCLSGRGDKDAYEIARIRGESLVDSIPPPSTGH, via the coding sequence ATGAGCGGACCCAACTCCCCCTCCTTGACCATCAGTCCCGAGACCCTGCGTCAGGTTCCCGACCTCCAGGGACGTTTCGGACGCTTCGGCGGCCGGTATGTTCCCGAAACCCTGATGCGAGCGCTCACCGAACTCAACGACGAATATGAACGGGTTCGGCTCGATCCCGCATTCCGAGCCGAGTTGCAAGGGTATTGGCGCGACTACGTGGGACGCCCCTCGCCACTGTTCACCGCCCGAAGGTTGTCCGATCACCTGGGCGGAGCCGAGCTCGTGTTCAAGCGTGAGGACCTCAACCACACCGGTGCGCACAAGATCAATAACGCGCTGGGACAGGCGTTGTTGGCCCGGCGTTTGGGCAAGAAACGGATCATTGCCGAGACCGGCGCAGGTCAGCACGGCGTCGCCACCGCCACCGCCTGCGCTCTGTTCGGTTTGGAATGCGTGGTGTATATGGGCGAGGAGGATATCCGGCGTCAAAAACTCAACGTCTTCAACATGAAGACGATGGGAGCCGAAGTCCGCCCGGTGACCTCCGGATCGCGGACCCTCCGCGACGCCACGAACGAGGCGATGCGGGACTGGATGGCCACCTCGGATTGGACCCACTACATCATCGGCAGCGTGGTGGGGCCGCATCCCTTTCCCCGCATTGTCCGCGACTTCCAGTCGATTATCGGTCAGGAGGCCCGCTCCCAATGCTTGGAGAGCTTTGGACGATTGCCCGACGTGGTGGTGGCCTGCGTCGGTGGCGGCTCCAACGCGGCCGGGATGTTTTATCCATTCGTGGCGGACATCGAGGTGGAACTTGTGGGAGCCGAAGCCGGTGGGATCACGCTGGAATGTGGACGCCACGCAGCTAGCCTGACCCAAGGCCAACCCGGGGTCTTGCACGGCAGCTTCAGCTACGTCCTCCAGGACGAGGACGGCCAAACCCAAGAAGTTCACTCCATCTCGGCCGGGCTGGATTATCCCGGCGTCGGCCCGGAACACAGCTTTTGGAAGGAGACCGGACGGGTCCGCTATGAAAGCGTCTCCGACGCCCAAGCCCTAGCCGCCTACGACCTGACCGCCCGCTTCGCCGGGATTTTGCCGGCGCTCGAGACCAGTCACGCGCTCGCCCAGGCGTTTCTGGAGGCCAAACGGCTGGGACCAGGCCAGCGCGTACTGGTTTGTTTGTCCGGTCGAGGCGACAAGGATGCCTACGAAATCGCCCGCATCCGGGGTGAGTCGCTGGTCGATTCCATTCCCCCGCCCTCCACGGGACACTGA
- the amrB gene encoding AmmeMemoRadiSam system protein B: protein MRSTSPRPPRLAGLSYPNDPRQLAAQLDTWFNQALDNLPALSTTWRAALCPHIDFARGGAVYATVHRALNHLNQPSSTYLIYGVSHRVWCRHRFAATRRDFATPLGLVRTDQRFLDHLERVFGPELFVDADAHDPEWSIEFQAVWLQHLLGGRRDFTIVPILVGSFHDLMVRGVDPLEDPLVQRMVEAIVRAERDHDRPVFHLASVDFSHIGPEFGDPEPLRDHDLEQLRQFDRAMLDHLGRLDAHAWFAEAAAIKDRHRVCGLAATYTMTRILTRPDAARVAHARGPAPVYRQAVSHDRDCCVSFAGVLIPDAT from the coding sequence ATGCGATCCACCTCTCCGCGACCGCCTCGCCTGGCCGGTCTTTCTTATCCGAACGATCCCCGCCAACTCGCCGCCCAGCTCGACACATGGTTCAACCAGGCTCTGGACAACCTGCCTGCCCTTTCGACCACCTGGCGCGCTGCCTTGTGTCCCCATATCGATTTCGCTCGAGGGGGGGCCGTCTACGCCACTGTCCATCGCGCGTTGAACCACCTCAACCAGCCTAGCAGCACTTATTTGATCTATGGCGTTTCGCATCGGGTCTGGTGTCGTCATCGCTTCGCGGCCACCCGGCGCGATTTCGCCACGCCTTTAGGACTGGTCCGGACCGATCAGCGGTTCCTTGATCATCTCGAACGGGTCTTTGGTCCCGAACTGTTTGTGGATGCCGACGCTCATGATCCTGAGTGGTCGATCGAATTTCAGGCGGTCTGGCTCCAACACCTGCTGGGGGGTCGCCGCGACTTCACGATTGTGCCGATTTTGGTTGGATCATTTCACGACCTCATGGTTCGAGGGGTCGATCCTCTGGAGGATCCTTTGGTGCAACGGATGGTCGAGGCGATCGTGAGGGCCGAACGAGACCACGACCGCCCGGTGTTTCATCTGGCGTCGGTCGATTTCAGCCACATCGGACCCGAGTTCGGCGACCCCGAACCGCTCCGCGATCACGACCTGGAGCAACTGCGGCAATTCGATCGCGCCATGCTCGACCACCTCGGGCGGCTCGACGCCCACGCCTGGTTCGCCGAGGCCGCCGCCATCAAGGACCGCCATCGGGTTTGCGGACTGGCCGCCACCTACACCATGACGCGGATCCTTACCCGCCCCGACGCCGCCCGCGTCGCCCACGCCCGCGGACCGGCCCCGGTCTATCGTCAGGCGGTCAGCCACGACCGCGATTGTTGCGTCAGCTTCGCCGGCGTGCTGATTCCCGACGCAACCTGA